A single Nostoc cf. commune SO-36 DNA region contains:
- a CDS encoding transposase, which produces MSNILNHIEENPKETQRLIGLEYEQLQQLIENAERLNHEKQAILESKKVRIIAGGGGRKPKLSVKEQIILTLVYLRHMTTFQLLGIQFGVSESTANDIFNYWLPILRELLPSSLIEQVKKNESDLMIVKEILTEYELIVDSYEQVRERPGDKEEQEKYFSGKKSNHTFKSQMIIMPDGRDIVDVVAGEPGPKSDITMFRENRDNFDPKQNFKGDLGYLGEDLIDIPIKKPRNKELTTGQKKLNKEFSSKRIFVEHRIRSVKIFRVVQDRFRLNPKKYEQVILTICGLVRLRIGALILPTRIDPLASG; this is translated from the coding sequence ATGAGCAACATACTGAACCATATTGAAGAGAATCCAAAAGAAACACAGCGTTTAATTGGTCTGGAGTATGAACAGTTACAACAGTTAATCGAAAATGCCGAGCGATTAAATCATGAAAAACAAGCAATACTCGAATCAAAAAAAGTTAGAATTATTGCTGGCGGTGGAGGTAGAAAACCAAAACTATCTGTGAAAGAACAAATAATCTTAACTTTGGTGTATCTCAGACACATGACGACATTTCAACTTCTTGGTATCCAATTCGGAGTGAGTGAATCAACAGCAAATGACATATTTAATTATTGGTTGCCAATACTCAGGGAATTGCTACCATCCAGTTTAATTGAACAAGTAAAAAAAAACGAATCTGACTTGATGATAGTTAAAGAAATACTCACAGAATATGAATTAATTGTAGACAGCTATGAACAAGTCAGGGAAAGACCCGGAGATAAAGAAGAACAAGAAAAATATTTTTCAGGTAAGAAAAGTAATCATACATTTAAAAGCCAAATGATTATCATGCCAGATGGTAGAGATATCGTTGATGTTGTGGCAGGGGAACCAGGACCAAAAAGCGATATAACAATGTTTAGAGAAAATCGTGATAACTTTGACCCAAAACAAAATTTCAAGGGAGATTTAGGTTATTTAGGAGAAGACTTAATTGATATTCCAATTAAGAAACCAAGAAATAAGGAATTAACAACTGGGCAGAAAAAATTAAATAAGGAGTTTTCATCCAAACGAATATTTGTTGAACATCGAATCCGTTCGGTAAAAATCTTTCGAGTTGTTCAAGACAGATTTAGGTTAAATCCAAAAAAGTATGAACAAGTAATTTTGACAATTTGTGGACTAGTCAGATTACGAATTGGAGCGCTAATCTTACCAACAAGAATAGACCCTTTAGCATCAGGTTGA
- a CDS encoding heavy-metal-associated domain-containing protein: MTLQLKVPNMACSACGDTITKAVKAVDPTATVQADPKTKVVLVDTNASETVIKEAITTAGYSVT; the protein is encoded by the coding sequence ATGACACTGCAACTAAAAGTTCCTAATATGGCTTGCTCTGCTTGTGGAGATACCATTACTAAAGCAGTAAAGGCAGTTGATCCTACTGCAACGGTTCAAGCAGATCCAAAAACAAAAGTCGTCCTTGTAGACACAAATGCTTCCGAAACAGTTATTAAAGAAGCAATTACTACTGCTGGCTATTCTGTGACTTAA